One Ktedonobacteraceae bacterium DNA segment encodes these proteins:
- a CDS encoding MoxR family ATPase: MAKKSENTSSVGKQLVTSKEAIDDDAINHASSEAVSTEPGVEDITAFVETAQKLEQELTSIVVGQERVIRELLLALLAGGHVLLEGVPGLGKTLLVRTLADALSLKFARIQFTPDLMPADIVGTTIVTEQVDDTMPSGSKRVFSFQPGPIFANIVLADEVNRATPKTQSALLEGMQERTVSVGDTTRPLPRPFFVLATQNPLEMEGTYPLPEAQLDRFLLKILVNFPNAQDLMRIIDTTVGTQTLHASEVATGEQLAHMIEVARAVPVAMHIKEYAVRLLLATHPDNEDAPEKVRNFVRYGASPRGLQAMILAAKVRALLEGRFNVSQEDVQEVAFPALRHRIILNFDGLADGITPEDLIKAIVEEI, from the coding sequence ATGGCAAAGAAAAGTGAAAATACGTCGTCCGTAGGGAAACAACTCGTCACGTCCAAAGAAGCCATTGATGACGATGCAATAAATCATGCCTCTTCTGAAGCGGTGTCAACAGAACCAGGCGTTGAAGACATCACCGCGTTTGTAGAAACCGCGCAAAAATTGGAGCAAGAACTGACCTCTATCGTTGTAGGGCAGGAGCGGGTGATTCGCGAACTGCTTTTAGCCCTGCTCGCTGGCGGTCATGTACTGCTGGAAGGCGTACCAGGACTCGGTAAAACGTTGCTCGTGCGCACGCTGGCCGACGCGCTGTCGTTGAAATTCGCGCGTATCCAGTTCACGCCCGACCTGATGCCGGCTGATATTGTAGGCACAACGATTGTGACCGAGCAGGTTGATGACACCATGCCATCGGGAAGCAAGCGCGTCTTCAGCTTCCAGCCAGGCCCGATCTTCGCCAACATTGTGCTGGCCGACGAGGTGAACCGCGCAACGCCTAAGACGCAATCGGCACTGCTCGAGGGCATGCAGGAGCGCACAGTCAGTGTTGGCGATACGACGCGGCCTTTGCCCAGGCCATTTTTTGTGCTTGCGACGCAGAATCCGCTGGAGATGGAGGGCACCTACCCCCTACCTGAAGCGCAGCTCGACCGTTTCCTACTTAAAATCCTGGTCAACTTTCCCAATGCACAAGATCTGATGCGCATCATCGATACCACGGTGGGTACGCAGACGCTGCATGCCAGCGAGGTAGCGACTGGCGAACAGCTGGCACATATGATCGAGGTGGCGCGAGCCGTCCCGGTCGCAATGCACATCAAGGAATACGCGGTGCGCCTGCTGCTGGCGACCCATCCAGATAACGAAGATGCGCCCGAAAAAGTGCGTAATTTCGTGCGCTATGGGGCCAGCCCTCGCGGTCTGCAGGCCATGATTCTGGCGGCTAAGGTGCGCGCGCTGCTGGAGGGCCGTTTTAACGTCTCCCAGGAAGACGTGCAGGAGGTAGCATTTCCCGCGCTGCGCCATCGCATTATTTTGAATTTTGACGGCCTCGCCGATGGGATCACGCCGGAGGATTTGATTAAGGCGATTGTGGAGGAAATATAA
- a CDS encoding ABC transporter permease subunit produces MTFAALLTKELRLRLRRERSVWVIIIYLVVMGLLGFGFLAQASAFNGNQNYLLSQIGAQLYNLLAIVQLFLVVFIAPAFTSTSINGEKERQTFDMLVCSRLSSFSLLAGKLVAGLASTFLLIAASLPLFSLVFFFGGVAPSQVLNAVVVFVFTAIPIGAFGLFCSTIVRRPTVSTAITYMGCVLWMLGPWVALLLLRGPSFLGLGSGTTPHLLGWNPIAALVSALPGGSVIGTYQIGSHSYPLWAVYSVLSIVMTFVFFVLGMWFVKPNPVGRLKFVLNNTRWFTTPHIEEDQSEEDSDEDEKEDVAPV; encoded by the coding sequence ATGACATTCGCGGCATTACTTACAAAAGAACTGCGTTTGCGCCTGCGTCGCGAGCGCTCGGTATGGGTCATTATCATCTACCTGGTCGTGATGGGGCTGTTAGGCTTTGGTTTTCTTGCCCAGGCCAGCGCGTTCAACGGCAACCAGAATTACCTGCTGAGCCAGATAGGGGCGCAGTTGTATAACCTGCTGGCGATTGTGCAGCTCTTTCTGGTTGTGTTCATCGCACCGGCATTCACATCAACCAGCATTAACGGTGAGAAGGAGCGGCAGACATTTGACATGCTGGTATGTTCGCGGCTCTCCTCTTTCTCATTGCTGGCGGGCAAGCTGGTGGCAGGCCTGGCGAGTACATTTCTGCTGATCGCGGCCTCGCTACCATTATTTAGCCTGGTCTTTTTCTTCGGTGGAGTCGCACCCTCGCAGGTACTCAATGCTGTTGTCGTTTTCGTATTTACAGCGATACCTATCGGGGCGTTTGGCCTGTTTTGCTCGACGATTGTGCGCCGGCCCACGGTATCAACGGCAATAACGTATATGGGCTGCGTCCTCTGGATGTTGGGACCCTGGGTAGCGCTTTTGTTACTGCGAGGGCCATCCTTCCTTGGGCTTGGCTCAGGTACAACGCCACACCTGCTGGGCTGGAATCCAATCGCGGCACTTGTGAGCGCCCTTCCCGGCGGGAGCGTCATCGGTACATACCAGATAGGCAGTCATAGTTACCCACTGTGGGCTGTCTACAGCGTGTTGAGCATTGTGATGACGTTTGTCTTCTTTGTGCTGGGTATGTGGTTCGTCAAGCCTAATCCGGTTGGCCGGCTGAAATTTGTGCTTAACAATACGAGATGGTTCACCACCCCTCATATTGAAGAGGACCAGAGCGAAGAAGACAGCGATGAAGATGAGAAAGAAGATGTAGCACCAGTATAG
- a CDS encoding ABC transporter ATP-binding protein: MIKVEHVQKRYRNVDALRDLSMVIPDGSIYGLIGPNGAGKTTLLRILAALIPPTQGEVWFGDEEISKAPSVIQRKVGYMPDFFGVYPDLTSVEYLEFYAGIHGVPRAQRTRVINDLLELVDLTSKREALVETLSRGMKQRLCLARALVHDPEVLLLDEPASGLDPRARVELRELLRTLQGMGKTIVISSHILLEMAEMCSDVAIIQGGKLVLAGNMDEVSQRLGKGRRLEIRVLERAGDAVQMLKELPEISNVEHENGDLILAEFSGDDRGLHKILAHLITQEIPVVSFAPRSSGGVLEEVFMSITEGSLPS; encoded by the coding sequence ATGATCAAAGTCGAACATGTACAGAAACGCTATCGCAACGTCGATGCGCTGCGCGACCTGAGCATGGTGATCCCAGACGGCTCGATTTATGGGCTGATCGGTCCGAACGGAGCGGGCAAGACGACGCTTCTGCGTATCCTGGCCGCATTGATCCCCCCTACACAGGGTGAGGTCTGGTTTGGCGACGAGGAGATCAGCAAGGCGCCTTCCGTCATCCAGCGCAAGGTTGGCTATATGCCAGATTTCTTTGGTGTCTATCCCGATCTCACTTCAGTCGAATACCTTGAATTCTACGCTGGCATTCATGGCGTGCCACGCGCGCAACGTACCCGCGTCATCAACGATCTGCTGGAGCTGGTTGACCTGACATCGAAGCGTGAGGCGCTTGTCGAGACGCTCTCACGCGGCATGAAGCAGCGGCTGTGCCTGGCGCGGGCGCTTGTACACGATCCAGAAGTATTATTGTTGGATGAGCCGGCTTCGGGCCTCGATCCTCGCGCCCGCGTGGAACTGCGCGAATTGCTGCGCACCCTGCAAGGAATGGGCAAGACCATTGTGATTAGCTCGCATATTCTGCTGGAGATGGCCGAGATGTGCAGCGACGTCGCCATTATCCAGGGCGGCAAGCTCGTACTAGCGGGAAATATGGACGAGGTTTCCCAGCGCCTGGGCAAGGGCCGTCGACTTGAAATTCGCGTACTGGAACGCGCCGGTGATGCTGTTCAGATGCTGAAAGAGTTACCGGAAATCAGCAATGTAGAACACGAAAACGGCGATCTGATCCTGGCGGAATTTTCTGGCGATGATCGAGGGCTGCATAAAATTCTGGCACACCTGATTACCCAGGAGATACCCGTTGTCTCCTTCGCCCCACGCAGCAGTGGTGGCGTATTAGAAGAAGTATTCATGAGTATTACAGAAGGGAGTCTCCCTTCATGA